In Magallana gigas chromosome 1, xbMagGiga1.1, whole genome shotgun sequence, the sequence agtgagatcgtccgacattgatcaattgcattgtgggtcgaaatttacggacgccgaaaaattctgtgggatcaatgtgcaagaaatccattgtgacgtcactcgaaggaacgacaactctgttagtcttatgtaatggaattattttatttacaatgcatgatgtacatagtcttttatcttgttctcgtgagagtgtgaaatgggaaaccatatttacagggaatcactaggacgattaaaacaaggcattactggtccgatttactgacgccaaaaaaatccgttgaatgaatgtgcaactagtccgaattttctatttacatacgccttgccggtagagctcgcttcgctcgctattAGAACCACGAGTTGACATCATCACGATAGAAATGTTGTTAGAACATGTGTGTTTATCTTTACAGTCAATGTCGCCCTCAACAAACTAGCATACAGATCTTCTAGTTACAGTACAACCGACACATCTGGCACCGGTAACGCTTTAAGCATGAGCGGTGGGGATGTTTTGAATGGAGGTCAATGTGCTGTATCAGAATCAGGAGAAACCGCCTACTGGCGGGTGAACCTGATCACCATCCACAGCATCCACCATATCACCATCCACTTCAGGGCGGACAATGTGACATGGGGTATAGTCACATTTACTAATTCTCGCTATTGATAAGGTTCTGTTAAACGTATATTCCgttgttattatttataatgagACAGGTTAGGGGGCTTGACCCGTATATCGTCGGAAtccaaaacaaaataacatgtttgtcagtgtaaatgtatttaagcattgaatcattattttttcaaagatgtggtctcataactgcaacggtgtgtgcatacaaattaaataacgCGAGCTAGcgctttatgaaaaaaaatttgcacacaccgttgcagttgttagaccacatctttcaaaaaataatgattcgaTGTTTATATCTacgttttttaatatttattctctttccgaaaacatgatttatttaataaaaaaattatgcattatTCAACGAGTAATGTGCACTTAACTGAAGAGCCACTGGAACAGCCGAATCATGCTGACAAATAAGTGCACTGAAATTTGATAACTTAtaagataatttcatttttcattctgtaatttgataaatttacttttggtatactaagaaattaatcaattgaattcattttactGTTATTATATGTTTACACCAAGAAATATTCATCAGCGTAGGTATAATATCAGGTAGTGATCTGGCTTGAAGTCGCGAGGAGACTCAGttatgttctttaaaaaatactaatggAAGACTGTATTCAtacagatttggtgattggatCTTCTGTGTAATGCGAAAATATCACCCAAATAAATCAATGCAATTTGATAAGGGAaaagaaagtaaatgtaaatacttATTAGTATATTCtgtaataaacaatgaaaaaccaTAGCTATAACGGTATCACCGTGGtaagaacatttttttgaaaatccaaAATAGTGTgatgtttatataaatgttcACTTTAAATTCGAAATTGCCCATATTTGATAAGGACGTAAGTTTAAGCCTGAAatgatgaccccccccccccccccccccacacacacacacactggtcggacttaaaacaaaattatcagaGAAATTGAAATCTTATATTCGTTTTCTCAGGAATTAAATAGTTAATCCGAATCaacaatttatttatctatGACGACTGCGTGCCTCCTATCAACTAACGGAAAAAACTTGACTTGGAAAGATGACAtactttaatcattttaaatcaaatcgttaaataatgaaaataacctTTAATGGCAACATTTAAAGCAGGAATcttgtaatattattttttttttaatagtcaacaaattaaccgAAACTCGTTGTTGCATGAAGTATTAAAACAGTTACAGATCTAGAGACTAGTCGTGTCCTTATGTCGTAACATAAGGACCAGCGTCGCGGTCGGTATAATGGCACGATCAAGAAACCTTCAGTAGAATAATGCGTTTAATTTTAAATCGACAATTATTATTTTCGTGAATTCTTCATGAACACGTTCAGGTATTCACTAACGCTGCTATAAGTTTAGGTGACAACACACTTTTAAACCAGACAGAGTTGTCAAGGAAACCCCTTCTACAGTAGGTGGTAGGGGCATCAAGTGAGTTGTGTACTATTGGCATGGATacactaaaaaacatttttgttagtattgattaatttttttttatttttattttttttgtttcattgttgatcctttaaacaatataattaaCTGCATAAAACGTGTATACTTGGTTGTAAAACATCGCTATATACTATATAAAGACATCATCTCTATTTATTTGACATGAATTAAATCTACATGCCCGCTTCATTTTTGCATATGTTGTGTGTCAACCATATTTGTGTATAGATTATGTCGAGAATCATTTAtcgttattttttatttagctACAGATGTTATTCCATCTCAAATAACTGTGTTAGATTGTTCTTGCAGGTCCCTCTAATAACGTCAATGGGCTCTTCCTTGGTTTCTCGGTGTACATCTCCAATACAACAGACAGACTACAGGGAACACTGTGTTACAAggacgacaactttacaatagACACCATACCTGCTGTCTTCACCACCACCTGTCCTGTACATGGACAGtacgtcatctactacaacgaGAGACTACCAGGAGTTAGTTACCCTGGAGGTTATTCTGTTTATGTTAC encodes:
- the LOC105322876 gene encoding uncharacterized protein — translated: MMSLSLSGHSVYPHDVLTVLFCLLTLSQAYVNVALNKLAYRSSSYSTTDTSGTGNALSMSGGDVLNGGQCAVSESGETAYWRVNLITIHSIHHITIHFRADNVTWGPSNNVNGLFLGFSVYISNTTDRLQGTLCYKDDNFTIDTIPAVFTTTCPVHGQYVIYYNERLPGVSYPGGYSVYVTNVLCEVEVYGCTATGYFGYNCSVPCSDVNCQYCHIETGTCQGCKTGYKGHRCEMACEGGTYGAGCKETCGHCRDVNQCSFNNGICLTGCNAGFKGDLCKTE